One Osmerus mordax isolate fOsmMor3 chromosome 16, fOsmMor3.pri, whole genome shotgun sequence genomic window carries:
- the LOC136958788 gene encoding LOW QUALITY PROTEIN: potassium/sodium hyperpolarization-activated cyclic nucleotide-gated channel 4-like (The sequence of the model RefSeq protein was modified relative to this genomic sequence to represent the inferred CDS: deleted 1 base in 1 codon): MLNVMDRNEVSPASAATMKKKAAGGSGCTYISAPNAAASNCTRSNSSKNFVDSVSTGAGSQAGAGVKQPGLASNTVMDETEDGEEESKFQHPRLRRAGGSGSGGGGGGGGGGSIRMKNFTPEGGAACASTATKRRSNSHEPCLVQADDARAASEPIVASRATEINLTTCPGDAVGRGETIRATGAEVSGAAVAVEVLNAAAGDGCNSVAPISSMKCNKNGECRRDSGTGSLRSIISKQEKQTGGPGRAEDGGKRGACNSTTASMDGSITPGGSLTQGQGGDHPGVTPVSSAFPEKKDSRVSFSNAPSRKASSSILGQTQTGQPRNSVTFQKPEDGPQIVADDSEPQGSQASFMQRQFSNMLQPGVNKFSLRMYGSQKAVEREQERVKSAGNWIIHPYSDFRFYWDFTMLMFMVGNLIIIPVGITFFKDETTTPWIIFNVVSDTFFLMDLVLNFRTGIIIEDNSDIILDPKTIKKKYLKTWFIVDFVSSIPVDYIFLIVEKGIDSEVYKTARALRIVRFTKILSLLRLLRLSRLIRYIHQWEEAGQAARSSAPPLSHERLCSCLWSVTLGGWTWLFSPVS, from the exons ATGCTCAATGTCATGGACAGGAATGAGGTTTCACCGGCGTCTGCTGCAACCATGAAAAAGAAGGCGGCGGGCGGCAGCGGATGTACCTACATCAGCGCGCCCAATGCTGCCGCGTCCAACTGTACGAGGAGCAACAGCAGCAAGAATTTTGTTGACTCCGTTTCCACCGGAGCTGGCAGTCAAGCCGGTGCCGGTGTAAAGCAGCCCGGGCTGGCCAGCAACACCGTCATGGACGAGACGGAGGACGGGGAAGAGGAGTCAAAGTTTCAGCATCCACGGCTGCGCCGTGCCGGGGGGAGCggcagtggtggaggaggaggaggaggcggcggcggcAGTATCAGGATGAAAAACTTTACGCCAGAAGGGGGAGCCGCGTGCGCATCTACGGCGACTAAGAGGAGGTCCAACAGCCACGAGCCCTGCCTTGTACAAGCAGATGACGCTCGTGCCGCCTCCGAACCCATTGTAGCCTCCAGAGCGACCGAGATCAACCTGACAACCTGCCCAGGAGATGCTGTCGGGCGCGGCGAGACCATCAGAGCGACAGGGGCGGAGGTGTCTGGAGCAGCGGTCGCGGTTGAGGTTTTAAACGCGGCAGCAGGTGATGGTTGCAACAGCGTCGCTCCCATTTCCAGCATGAAATGCAACAAAAACGGAGAATGCAGGCGGGACTCGGGTACAGGGAGCCTGCGCTCGATCATCTCCAAGCAGGAGAAGCAGACGGGCGGTCCGGGGAGGGCCGAGGACGGGGGGAAGCGGGGAGCGTGTAACTCGACCACGGCCAGCATGGACGGCTCAATCACGCCGGGCGGGTCCCTGACCCAGGGCCAGGGCGGAGACCATCCCGGCGTCACCCCGGTCTCGTCGGCTTTCCCCGAGAAAAAGGACTCCAGAGTGTCCTTCTCCAACGCTCCGAGTCGGAAAGCCTCTTCCTCGATCCTGGGCCAGACCCAGACAGGTCAACCCAGGAACTCTGTCACCTTCCAGAAACCCGAGGATGGACCCCAGATTGTGGCCGACGATTCGGAGCCCCAAGGCAGCCAAGCCAGTTTCATGCAGCGCCAGTTTAGCAACATGCTACAACCTGGAGTTAACAAATTCTCCTTACGCATGTATGGCAGTCAAAAGGcggtggagagggagcaggaaagAGTTAAATCCGCTGGAAACTGGATTATCCACCCCTACAGTGATTTCAG GTTCTACTGGGACTTCACCATGCTGATGTTCATGGTGGGGAACCTGATCATCATCCCCGTAGGCATCACCTTCTTCAAGGACGAGACCACCACACCCTGGATCATCTTCAACGTGGTCTCCGACACCTTCTTCCTCATGGACCTGGTCCTCAACTTCCGCACGGGCATCATCATAGAGGACAACTCCGACATCATCCTGGACCCCAAGACCATCAAGAAGAAGTACCTGAAGACCTGGTTCATCGTGGACTTTGTGTCATCCATCCCTGTGGATTACATCTTCCTCATCGTGGAGAAGGGGATCGACTCGGAGGTGTACAAGACGGCCCGG GCGTTGAGGATCGTCCGCTTCACCAAGATCCTCAGCCTGCTACGCCTGCTCCGCCTGTCCAGGCTCATACGCTACATCCACcagtgggaggag GCTGGCCAGGCCGCCCGctcctcagcccctcccctgAGCCATGAGCGTCTGTGTTCCTGTTTGTGGAGTGTGACGCTGGGAGGCTGGACCTGGCTGTTCTCACCTGTCTCCTGA
- the LOC136959448 gene encoding spindlin-W-like produces MSKKRARKRSSEELSGTLPPSLLPDPSSLLGRRIQHNWREKGNMTRWKGTVLERLSVNASLFMVKYDGFDCVYGIELFKDERVSNLQVLTEKVVNNRIKPPPGVEELVGKAVEHLFEKEEGGKNEWRGMVLSRAPIMTHWYYITYEKDPVLYMYQLWNDYKDGDLRVLPEAEHKHLLPADKDPGEETESLVGKQVEYVTEQGEKRTGLVIYQVPAKPSVYYIKYDDDFHIHVYDLVKTT; encoded by the exons ATGTCAAAGAAAAGGGCCAG gaAGCGTAGCAGTGAGGAGCTTAGCGGTACCCTGCCCCCATCTCTGCTCCCAGACCCCAGTAGCCTCCTGGGTCGGAGGATCCAACACAactggagggagaagggcaACATGACCCGCTGGAAAGGCACCGTCCTGGAACGCCTTTCCGTCAACGCCTCCCTGTTCATGGTCAAGTACGACGGCTTCGACTGCGTCTACGGCATCGAGCTGTTCAAGGACGAGCGCGTGTCCAACCTGCAGGTGCTGACGGAGAAAGTTG tCAACAACCGGATCAAGCCCCCCCCtggtgtggaggagctggtgggcAAGGCGGTGGAGCACCTgtttgagaaggaggagggtgggaagaACGAGTGGAGGGGGATGGTTCTGTCCCGCGCCCCCATCATGACCCACTGGTACTACATCACCTACGAGAAGGACCCGGTGCTCTACATGTACCAGCTGTGGAACGATTACAAGGACGGAGACCTGCGAGTGCTGCCTGAGGCCG AACACAAACACCTGCTCCCAGCGGACAAGGACCCTGGGGAGGAGACGGAGAGCCTGGTGGGGAAGCAGGTGGAGTACGTGACTGagcagggggagaagaggaccgGCCTGGTCATCTACCAGGTCCCAGCCAAGCCCTCCGTCTACTACATCAAATATGACGACGACTTCCACATCCACGTGTACGACCTGGTCAAGACCACCTAA